GTTTTGATTTGGTGAATACTTTGGAATCATATGAATTTGCACCCGTTATTTATATCCAAAGTTTTGGATTGGGGCGAGATGCAATCGGTCCGAATTAAACGGATTTCGGCTTCGTTATTTCAATTTACGACTGATTTCATTTAAGTCAAACCGATTAGCAATTATTTGAGTTCGGCTCTAATTATCTTTATCTGTTTTAAATGATTTACTACTAAATACTCATGATTATCAACCTCACGCAAGATTTCTCTCAAATAGCGTGCGATCCAATTTATTTTGCACGGAGTATTTTAGTCGTTGAGTTATAATAAATTTATTTGGGACACGGATCGCAATGGTGGATCGAGCTTCCAAATTCGTATTTGCGCGAGCGAtgtattttaaataatcaccggacgcaccaatttccggaacaactatgttccgaatatcacgaaaatttaggaagagcccggataaataaaaacgatgttgaacccgcgacagacgaaacagatgcgatattaaaatcgcgataggcgaagatgattaaaacttagcatccgttttatctactgatattacgtgcttaaatacaTACTCGTTGCCGagtggaatataaacacctggggtgttacaaattcCATAAAGGTAATAATATATAAAGGAAAAATTTATGTTCCGaatatcacgaaaatttaggaagagcccggataaataaaaacgatgtcgaacccacgacagacgaaacagatgcgatattaaaatcacgataggcgaagatgattaaaatttagcatccgttTTATCTACTGATATTACGTGATTAAatacatactcgttgtcgagcggaatataaacatctGGGGTGTTACAAATTCCATAAAGTCAATAATATATAAAGGAAAAATTGCACATAGAAATTTATAGACCTACTAATTCTATATGGCATGAACTCCTTACCTTCCAATGGGTTGTCACTTGCACCTGCTTATATAATCTATGCATCTCAGGAGAAACACCTCATCTGGAGGATCCATCTGGAGGATGGACTCCAAGCGCCGGCTGCAGGGGCCCTTCTCGCTGCGCATCACTAACGAGTCCGGCGAGACACTAGTGGCTTACCAGGTCATCCCCGCAAACTGGGCGCCCAACAGCTACTACCGCTCCAACATCCAGTACGAGGCTTTTGGCTCTGCTACTGGACAGGCTACTGGCTCTGCTGTTGGACTACTCATTAGCTCTGCTACTCGACTGCACACGTTAATTACCAGGATCATTGGCTTGATCTGTTTGGTATTGTTGTATCATTTGCAAGGGATTGAGGTGCCTTAGTTTTAATTAGCACTTGACATGTTGGGTGTCCTACGCTGTGTGTCTGCTGGAGGCGTCGTCGGTCCAGAGTTTCATCTTTTCGAAAAAGTTTTGAACCCAAATAATTTTCCTATGAATTTCGTTGATTCCTGTGTGACAGGTAGTTGATGTAGCTCTGTGGGAAATGTACACTTGTATTTGGTGCTGGATAGCTGGGCTGTCCTGTCTTGTTCTAGCTGTTGTAGGGGCTCACAGCTTTGAACTGTTCTAGAAATCTTGTTTTGGCTCTGTTCTAGAAATGTACACTGTACTACTCCCACCTTAGACTATAAAAGGAGGGAGTTCACTCACACATCGTAGGCTCACTTACGCCGACTCAAGTCGGCTCAGGCAAGGCCAAGCAAGGCACACACACACCCCATTCGCATGCAGGCTCAAGCAATACAATACACTCACAGTGGACGTAGGGTCTTACGCTCCGGCGGTCCGGACCACTCTAAGCCTCGATGTTCTTGTGCTCTTGCCAACTGGTAGGCATCTCCCATTAGTCCCCTAGAGTCCACCCTTGTCCGCAAGGGGTAGAATGGGTGCATTCCACCACACGGCCGGAGTTTTCCCTCCGACAATCTGGATCTTTAGCAACTAGCCTCGCACATTGAGCGCGTCGGATGGAAGTGTGGCAGCTGCGGATACGAGAGTAACGAGCAGCACGAGGAACGACCGTGGCATCTTCGCCACTACTGCACTAGCTACTACATGAAAAAAAATCGAATTAACCGAATCAGGATACTATTTGAATTGTTCAGCTGGATTAGAAGAGCACTTTAATGTACCAGTAAACAACTACGATCTATGGATCAACTTCCTGCAGACACTAGTTTCTGGTAGAATTGATTTGTAGTTCTACTATCTACTCCCTCAGTACCACTATAAGTGCATTTGGTTCAGGTTATGTTTAGATTTGTAAATTTGCACTACAAATCCATCATATCAAATTATCCATCCATCGTATCGAGTCGTCACATCATCTCTCACAGCACGCGTTTCAATACGCACTTTTTCACAAGTTACGACTTCAACTACACCTCAATGCACTATTCATTTACACAAATTTGGAGAGCTAAACAAGCCTGAAGTGCAAAATTAGTATATATCTAAAAGATGACAATCAGTCTGGACATTGCAGCATAGGCCACGTATACACCCAGAACTTTGAAAAGTCCTAGACCAACACTCAGTAGAGACTCTAGGTGCTTCAATTTCTTTTGACAAATGGACCCACATGTACACCTGCACAACAGCCAAGAACACCGCACTGATGAGCATTTATCCAATAGTGTGCGTTTAATTTGGAATTATTTATTGTACGATTGCATTTAAATTGAGTTTGCCGAAAGTTTGTCCCGCATATATTAAAATGGATTCGACGTTTTTTACGGAGGACGGATGTTTAGTTCCCATGAATTTAAACGAGCTAAATGATGATGGAGGGCTGGGAGCTGCACGGTGGCGCTCGCTGATGACAACGCCTGCGTTCTTGTGCGAGGCAAGGGGAGGAAGATGGCTCCGGCGATCACACGGGTGTTCTAGAAGGAGGAGGGTGGGATTTTGTACCTGAGAAAGATACAAACagtaaataaaaaaagaaaaaacattaATGTTGAGAGTGGGATTTGAACACACGCCCTTTGGGACCAAAACCTTAATCTGGCACATTAGACCAATTTAGCCATCTCAATATATATCGTCTAAGAATTCGTCATAAATTGTTTGTTCTAATTAACTCTAGTGTCCACAAGCAACATGTGACGCATAGTATCCTATCCACATATAAAAACACGTCTGTCATTTTTTCCACATCCATTCGCTTTGTCCTCTGAAGTATTTAAAGATCTTTTTTAGATTctttttattattttatgatcTTTCGAAAGTAATTTCGTTAAACAAACATTTTCAATTTTGGAGTTGAAACCTACCATTCATATGTCGGTAGCATATTTGCAGCGATGTTCATACTACAGCAAGTTACCAGAACAATTTAAAAAATCATGATTATTTCATATGAATTGGATAGAGTAAGCTTTATAAAATATTGTATATCTTATCAAGATCTACAAATTTATAGTTCAATACATTTTGAATCATCTTCGTGCTCAAGTAATCGACATAATTGTTAATATCTAATGAACCAGAGAAATCTCGCTTATATGGACAACATATTTTCAAAAAAAAAGTTATAACATATTTCAATATAAATTTAGATGGAAATAACCTTTATACAAAACTTGTAGAGCTCGATGTGATCTACAACTTTGTTGTTCCATCATTTTCAATTGCAAATCATCTATAATCGACGTAATGTTCACATCTAAATTTGTATGTTATGATAGATTTACAACGTTTGTTGATGGCGTGGTgtccaaacttgttcagttgcggTTCAACTGCATTAATAGTTTATTTGTATGGTATGATTTAACTCCAGAATTTTTTCTCTTACAACAAATTTAATTAACACCAGCCACCCAAACAAGACTATCGTTAGGGATGAAAACAAACATGAATTATACAGTCATGTACTGTCCCGTATTCCCATTTAGAACCGTTCGTTTTCGTTTTATTGGGACAATGTGAAAACGGTACGGGAACCGGGATAG
This portion of the Zea mays cultivar B73 chromosome 2, Zm-B73-REFERENCE-NAM-5.0, whole genome shotgun sequence genome encodes:
- the LOC103646908 gene encoding expansin-B12 — translated: MDSKRRLQGPFSLRITNESGETLVAYQVIPANWAPNSYYRSNIQYEAFGSATGQATGSAVGLLISSATRLHTLITRIIGLICLVLLYHLQGIEVP